A genomic window from Lotus japonicus ecotype B-129 chromosome 1, LjGifu_v1.2 includes:
- the LOC130712177 gene encoding uncharacterized protein LOC130712177, with amino-acid sequence MGYGGLVRDSAGSWIIGFMAGTGGGGPLLAEIKALKSGLEILWEKGEREVICEVDCLELVHVIHHQREQFHALALEFRELQLLLSRDWRVQLLHISRDANTAADCLAHLGSVSQCDLSRLEVPPPQLLPFLARDALAL; translated from the coding sequence ATGGGCTATGGCGGGCTGGTCCGAGACTCTGCTGGTTCGTGGATTATTGGTTTCATGGCAGGAACTGGCGGTGGAGGGCCTCTCTTAGCTGAAATCAAGGCGTTGAAATCAGGCCTGGAAATCCTTTGGGAGAAGGGTGAGAGAGAAGTTATTTGTGAGGTGGATTGCTTGGAACTTGTCCATGTCATTCACCACCAAAGGGAGCAGTTTCATGCCTTAGCTTTGGAGTTCAGAGAGCTGCAACTTCTGCTCAGTAGAGATTGGAGAGTTCAGCTCCTTCATATATCCCGTGACGCTAACACTGCTGCAGATTGCCTAGCGCACTTAGGCTCGGTGAGTCAATGTGACCTGTCACGCTTGGAGGTGCCGCCACCTCAGCTTCTTCCCTTCTTGGCAAGGGATGCTTTAGCCTTGTAG
- the LOC130727829 gene encoding thaumatin-like protein 1b: protein MDHLTLFFSFLVTLYLSVSSGEGSRTFTVVNKCDYTVWPGILTNAGVTPLPITGFVLQTGESKLIPAPANWGGRFWGRTLCSQDSAGKFTCVTGDCGSGKLECAGSGAAPPATLAEFTLDGSDGLDFFDVSLVDGYNVPMLVVPEGGSGNNCTATGCVGDLNGACPSELRVTSVDGKRNVACKSACEAFGSPQYCCSGAYGSPNTCKPSTYSQVFKSACPRAYSYAYDDKSSTFTCASATAYTITFCPSPDGNPSKKSGQEQHPNFTSPPQVSSGTMVYVGALDQSQISSATTESNAIAGIVSITISIWLLCHHHLF from the exons ATGGATCACCTGACactattcttttcatttttggtTACTCTTTATCTATCAGTATCATCAG GGGAGGGATCTAGAACATTCACGGTGGTTAACAAATGCGACTACACAGTCTGGCCAGGCATTCTCACTAACGCCGGTGTCACGCCGCTTCCAATCACCGGCTTCGTCTTGCAAACCGGCGAGTCCAAGCTCATACCCGCACCCGCCAATTGGGGAGGCCGATTCTGGGGCCGCACACTCTGCAGTCAGGACTCCGCCGGAAAATTCACCTGCGTCACCGGCGACTGCGGCTCCGGCAAGCTCGAATGCGCCGGCAGCGGAGCAGCACCACCGGCCACACTTGCCGAGTTCACACTTGACGGATCCGACGGCCTCGATTTCTTCGACGTGAGCTTGGTCGACGGCTACAACGTGCCGATGCTGGTTGTTCCGGAGGGTGGATCCGGCAATAACTGCACCGCCACGGGTTGCGTCGGGGATTTGAACGGCGCGTGTCCTTCAGAGCTTAGGGTTACGAGCGTGGATGGGAAACGGAATGTTGCGTGCAAGAGCGCTTGTGAAGCGTTTGGGTCGCCGCAGTACTGTTGCAGCGGCGCGTATGGCTCACCCAACACGTGCAAGCCTTCTACTTACTCTCAAGTGTTCAAGAGCGCGTGTCCACGCGCTTATAGCTACGCGTATGATGATAAGAGCAGTACCTTTACGTGCGCATCTGCTACTGCTTACACCATCACCTTTTGCCCTTCCCCAGATGGTAACCCCAG TAAGAAATCGGGGCAAGAGCAACATCCAAATTTTACCTCACCACCGCAGGTTAGCAGCGGCACAATGGTGTACGTAGGTGCCTTAGATCAAAGTCAAATATCAAGTGCAACAACAGAATCCAATGCTATTGCGGGCATTGTCAGCATAACCATCTCTATTTGGCTCTTGTGTCATCATCACCTCTTCTAA
- the LOC130727828 gene encoding protein PSK SIMULATOR 2-like codes for MGAVCSAGMAEGNAELVGNNKALVVSGKVKKENSSTNRKENFADSRSYSQGSRKHKKHHGTDEFRLSTPSPSGGKQVGQRVSFLGKASERAVEVLDTLGSGMPKLNSGSGFVSGMSSKGHRISILAFEVANTITRGAILFQSLSEENIQFLKKEVLQSKGIQQLVSTDMKELISLAEADKREEFTVFSREVTRFGNMCKDPQWHNLDRYFSRLDLDVMGGKQYRVEAEKTMQEFTNLVQHTAELYHELNAYERFEQDYQQKIKEMESLNIPLKGESITIFQSELKHQKKLVRSLKRKSLWSRNLEEIVEKLVDIVSYIHQAICEFLGNHGNGAAKYGKGPERLGEAGLALHYANIINQINMIASRPASLPPNIRDTLYRSLPNNIKSALPSRLQTIATMKEPSIPQMKAEMDKTLKWLAPFATNTIKAHQGFGWVGEWANTSNDFGDNTTKESNLIRLQTLYYADKKKIDVHIIELLAWLHHLISSVRTRQNASRPMPMPSRSPPKGHDEFQSKMRQFLILSVDSSNKPLGTQLSLEDRRLLEEVIARRRSPGVSKSEELGAANKTKARHLLRTRSAGSVPVSEFFGTRFTVSRQNYNTLDIMDGLR; via the exons ATGGGGGCGGTTTGCTCGGCTGGCATGGCTGAGGGAAATGCAGAGCTTGTAGGGAACAACAAGGCTTTGGTGGTTTCTGGGAAGGTTAAGAAAGAAAACAGTTCTACAAATCGGAAAGAAAATTTTGCAGATTCTAGGTCTTATAGTCAAGGTAGTAGAAAGCACAAGAAGCATCATGGGACTGATGAATTTCGTTTATCCACTCCCAGTCCATCTGGGGGCAAACAG GTCGGCCAGAGGGTCTCTTTTCTGGGAAAAGCTAGCGAGAGGGCGGTAGAAGTTCTGGACACACTTGGAAGTGGAATGCCAAAGTTGAACAGCGGCAGTGGGTTTGTCTCTGGCATGTCTTCTAAAGGGCATAGAATATCCATATTGGCATTTGAAGTAGCTAATACGATAACCAGAGGAGCAATTTTGTTTCAGTCACTTTCTGAAGAGAACATTCAGTTTCTTAAAAAGGAGGTTTTACAATCAAAAGGGATTCAACAATTAGTCTCGACTGATATGAAGGAGTTAATAAGTCTTGCCGAGGCCGACAAAAG GGAAGAATTCACTGTCTTCTCAAGGGAAGTAACTAGATTTGGAAACATGTGTAAAGACCCACAGTGGCACAACCTAGATCGATATTTTTCAAG aTTAGACTTGGATGTCATGGGCGGCAAACAATATCGTGTAGAGGCAGAAAAGACAATGCAAGAGTTTACCAATCTTGTTCAGCATACTGCT GAATTATACCATGAATTAAATGCTTATGAACGTTTTGAACAAGACTATCAGCAGAAGATCAAGGAAATGGAGTCCttaaatattcctttaaaag GGGAGAGTATCACAATCTTTCAGAGCGAGCTTAAGCATCAAAAAAAGCTTGTGAGGAGCTTGAAAAGGAAGTCTCTTTGGTCCCGAAATTTGGAGGAG ATAGTTGAAAAGCTCGTTGATATTGTTAgctatatacatcaagcaattTGTGAGTTTCTTGGAAATCATG GTAATGGTGCTGCTAAGTATGGTAAGGGTCCTGAAAGACTAGGTGAAGCTGGTCTTGCACTacattatgctaacatcatcaATCAGATAAATATGATT GCATCTCGCCCAGCCTCTCTTCCTCCAAATATAAGGGACACATTATATCGCAGCTTGCCCAACAATATTAAAAGTGCTCTTCCATCTCGGCTGCAAACCATTGCTACCATGAAAGAG CCCTCCATCCCTCAAATGAAAGCCGAAATGGACAAGACTCTTAAGTGGCTTGCACCATTTGCcacaaacacaatcaa AGCACATCAAGGTTTTGGATGGGTAGGTGAATGGGCAAATACAAG TAATGACTTTGGTGATAACACAACCAAAGAAAGTAACCTGATTCGCCTCCAGACTCTTTATTATGCTGATAAGAAGAAGATAGATGTTCACATCATTGAGTTGTTGGCATGGCTTCACCATTTGATTAGCTCTGTAAGAACCAGACAAAATGCCTCAAGACCAATGCCAATGCCGTCACGATCTCCTCCCAAGGGACATGATGAATTTCAGTCTAAGATGCGACAGTTTCTAATTCTATCTGTGGACAGTAGCAACAAGCCGTTAGGAACTCAACTTTCTCTAGAGGATAGGAGGTTATTAGAGGAGGTAATTGCAAGGAGGAGGAGCCCAGGAGTTAGCAAAAGTGAGGAACTTGGTGCAGCTAACAAAACAAAAGCCAGACATTTGCTTAGGACCAGAAGTGCTGGGAGTGTACCTGTTAGCGAGTTCTTCGGTACAAGATTCACTGTGAGCCGCCAAAACTACAACACTTTGGATATTATGGATGGCTTGAGATGA